One window of the Mixophyes fleayi isolate aMixFle1 chromosome 6, aMixFle1.hap1, whole genome shotgun sequence genome contains the following:
- the LOC142095393 gene encoding keratin, type I cytoskeletal 42-like, whose protein sequence is MNDSLLNINEKETMQILNDRLSSYLDKVSALEEENAQLEKKICEWYANNATSSLPDSSQYFRIISDLQNQISAATTDNARIVLQIDNARLAADDFRDKYEIERRMSNSAESDVNALRRVLDGLNQETCDLEMEVQSFQEKLQEMKRNHEEEVNSLRAQLGARINVEMNAAPSIDLNRALSEIRDEYENLMERNLRDADDIFRHRSEELNCQVASGSQKLQSVQTEVIELKRCVQTLEIELQSQLSMTSALECTLAETQATYGSQIAQLQAMIDNVESQLAQIRSDLERQNYEYKILMDQKTHLEMEIATYKRLLDGHDIQ, encoded by the exons ATGAATGATAGCCTGCTCAATATCAATGAGAAGGAAACCATGCAGATATTGAATGATCGCTTATCATCCTACCTGGATAAAGTCAGTGCTCTTGAAGAGGAAAATGCCCAACTGGAGAAGAAGATCTGTGAGTGGTATGCAAACAATGCCACCAGCTCATTGCCCGACTCCAGTCAGTACTTCAGAATTATTTCAGACCTCCAGAACCAG ATTTCTGCAGCTACAACAGACAATGCCAGGATTGTTCTACAGATTGACAATGCCAGACTGGCTGCTGATGACTTTCGTgacaa GTATGAGATTGAACGGCGTATGAGTAATAGTGCTGAATCTGATGTAAACGCTTTGCGCAGAGTGCTAGATGGACTGAACCAGGAGACATGTGACCTGGAGATGGAAGTTCAGAGCTTCCAGGAAAAATTGCAGGAGATGAAGAGAAACCACGAAGAG GAAGTAAACAGCCTTCGTGCCCAGCTTGGGGCTAGAATCAACGTGGAAATGAATGCTGCCCCATCCATTGACCTTAATAGAGCCCTGTCTGAAATCCGAGATGAATATGAAAACCTGATGGAGAGGAACCTGAGAGATGCTGATGATATTTTCAGACACAGG AGTGAAGAGCTAAATTGTCAGGTGGCTTCAGGCTCACAGAAACTCCAGTCTGTGCAAACCGAAGTCATTGAGCTGAAGCGCTGTGTCCAGACCCTGGAAATTGAACTGCAGAGCCAGCTGAGCATG ACCTCAGCCCTGGAATGCACTTTGGCAGAGACACAAGCTACTTATGGTTCCCAAATCGCCCAGTTACAAGCTATGATCGATAATGTGGAGTCTCAGCTGGCACAAATCAGATCTGATCTGGAACGTCAGAACTATGAGTACAAGATCCTGATGGATCAGAAGACCCACCTGGAGATGGAGATCGCCACTTACAAACGCCTCTTGGATGGACATGACATCCAGTAA
- the LOC142160478 gene encoding keratin, type I cytoskeletal 42-like gives MQILNDRLSSYLDKVSALEEENAQLEKKICEWYANNAPSSFPDSSQYFRIISDLQNQISAATTDNARIVLQIDNARLAADDFRDKYEIERRMSNSAESDVNALRRVLDGLNQETCDLEMQVQSLQEELQEMKRNHEEEVNSLRAQLGARINVEMNAAPSIDLNRALSEIREEYENLMERNLRDADDIFRQRSEELNCQVASGSQQLQSVQTEVIELKRCVQTLEIELQSQLSMTSALECTLAETQATFGSQIAQLQAMIDNVESQLAQIRSDLERQNYEYKILMDQKTHLEMEIATYKRLLDGHDIHLADNHMSSGKHGSHHKIIHHTTEHAHESKC, from the exons ATGCAAATATTGAATGATCGCTTATCATCCTACCTGGATAAAGTCAGTGCTCTAGAAGAGGAAAATGCCCAACTGGAGAAGAAGATCTGTGAGTGGTATGCAAACAATGCCCCCAGCTCATTTCCCGACTCCAGTCAGTACTTCAGAATTATTTCAGACCTCCAGAACCAG ATTTCTGCAGCTACAACAGACAATGCCAGGATTGTTCTACAGATTGACAATGCCAGACTGGCTGCTGATGACTTCCGTgacaa GTATGAGATTGAACGGCGTATGAGTAATAGTGCTGAATCTGATGTAAACGCTCTGCGCAGAGTGCTAGATGGACTGAACCAGGAGACATGTGACCTGGAGATGCAAGTTCAGAGCCTCCAGGAAGAATTGCAGGAGATGAAGAGAAACCACGAAGAG GAAGTAAACAGCCTTCGAGCCCAGCTTGGGGCTAGAATCAACGTGGAAATGAATGCTGCCCCATCCATTGACCTTAATAGAGCCCTGTCTGAAATCCGAGAGGAATATGAAAACCTGATGGAGAGGAACCTGAGAGATGCTGatgatattttcagacaaagg AGTGAAGAGCTAAATTGTCAGGTGGCTTCAGGCTCACAGCAACTCCAGTCTGTGCAAACCGAGGTCATTGAGCTGAAGCGCTGTGTCCAGACCCTGGAAATTGAACTGCAGAGCCAGTTGAGCATG ACTTCAGCCCTGGAATGCACTTTGGCAGAGACACAAGCTACTTTTGGTTCCCAAATCGCCCAGTTACAAGCTATGATCGATAATGTGGAGTCTCAGCTGGCACAAATCAGATCTGATCTGGAACGTCAGAACTATGAGTACAAGATCCTGATGGATCAGAAGACCCACCTGGAGATGGAGATCGCCACCTACAAACGCCTCTTGGATGGACATGACATCCA TTTGGCAGACAATCACATGTCAAGTGGAAAACATG GATCTCACCACAAAATAATACATCACACAACTGAGCACGCCCATGAATCCAAATGCTAA